CCGGGCAACTCGCGAGGCCGTGGCGACGAACACCAATCTCGGCACCGTGTTGCTGATGTCGCCGCTGGCGATGGCCGCCGGAGAACCACTGCGCGAAGGCGTGTCGCGGGTATTACGTTCGCTCGACAAAGAAGATGTTCGTCTCGTCTACGAAGCGATCCGGCTGGCTGGTCCCGGCGGAATGGACCGTGTTGAGGAGGCCGATATTCAGGGCGAACCGCCCGACGACCTGTTGCACGCCATGCGGTTGGCGGCCGACCGCGACCTGGTTGCCCGGCAGTATGTCAACGGTTTCGCCGAAATCTTCGACGTGGCATTGCCCGCGCTGGCCGAGGGCCAGGGCTGTGGTTGGCCGCTGGGCCATGCGATCGTACATGCCCAGATGCGGTTGATGAGCGAATATCCCGATAGCCTCGTCGCACGCAAGTGCGGCGCTGCCGTGGCCCGGCAGTCGGCGGCGATGGCTGGCGCGGTTATCGCGGCGGGACTACCCGGCGACGTTGCCTATGAAAACGCCCTTGCCGATTTTGACTTTTGGCTGCGCTCGGATGGGCACCGCCGCAATCCGGGCACCACCGCCGATCTGCTGGCCGCAAGTTTGTTTGCAGCCCTCGTCAGC
Above is a genomic segment from Pirellulales bacterium containing:
- a CDS encoding triphosphoribosyl-dephospho-CoA synthase, giving the protein MNVGQLAALACLWEVSASKPGNVHRAADFDDLTFVDFATSAVAIIPALDAAAAGARLGETVLRAVRATREAVATNTNLGTVLLMSPLAMAAGEPLREGVSRVLRSLDKEDVRLVYEAIRLAGPGGMDRVEEADIQGEPPDDLLHAMRLAADRDLVARQYVNGFAEIFDVALPALAEGQGCGWPLGHAIVHAQMRLMSEYPDSLVARKCGAAVARQSAAMAGAVIAAGLPGDVAYENALADFDFWLRSDGHRRNPGTTADLLAASLFAALVSGAIALPARFYRSQARRTENKAPLLPKLIP